DNA from Paraphotobacterium marinum:
CTGCAAGAAAAATAGATAATTTAGGGATTAAAAATGTTTATCTCGAAGGTGGCGAGTGGCAATTAGAAGAAATATGGGCTTTTTTTCAAGGTTATAATAACCCTAAAAATAATAATCAAATGGAATGGAATCAACTTGAACAACAGGAACAAAATGAGCTATTAAATCGAATCAGTGTAAGTAAATGGTCTATGGGATTAATAAACCAAAGTCCAAGTGAATTGTTCCCAGCAAGATTAGCTAATGAAGCCGCGGAGTTTATTAAAAATATTGCTCCAAACGATGTTTCATATAAAGTGATTAAAGGTATTGATTTAGTTGATGAAGGTTGGAACGGCGTTTATTCTGTTGGAAAAGCATCTGATAACTCGCCTTGTATGTTAATATTAGATTACAATCCTTCTGGAAATGATGATGAAGAGGTTTTTGCCTGTCTTGTTGGGAAGGGAATTACTTTTGATAGTGGAGGTTATAGTATTAAACCATCAGCTGGCATGTTAACGATGAAAGCTGATATGGGGGGAGCAGCATTAGTTTCTGGTGCATTGGCCTTAGGAATTTTAAGGGGCTTGAAAAAAAGAGTTAAATTAATACTATGTTGTGCTGAAAACATGGTTTCTGGTAATGCTCTTAAATTAGGAGATATTATTGAATATAAAAATGGCGTAAGTGTTGAAGTTTTAAATACTGATGCAGAAGGTAGATTAGTGCTGGCTGACGGTTTGATTTACGCTAACTCTCAAAATCCCAAATATATTATTGACTGTGCTACTCTTACTGGTTCTGCAAAGGTTGCGCTAGGTAATGATTACCATGCGATCTTTAGCTATGACCATGAATTATCTCAAAAATTACTATTTTCTGCTAGTGAAGAAAAAGAAGGGTTTTGGCCGCTGCCATTGGCAGATTTTCATAGGAATAGGATTTCATCTTCTTTTGCTAATATCGCAAATGTCCCGAGCACTAATCCAGGACCGGGCCATTCTGTTGCCGCAGCATTTTTGTCTTATTTTGTAGATGATTACAAAAAAAATTGGTTACATGTAGACTGTAGTGCTACATACAAAGCCTCGGCTTCTGATAAGTTTAGTATCGGGGCTACTGGAATTGGTATAAGAACAATAGCGAATTTTTTACAAAAATTGAATTAGAAGGATGAAATGATGGATAAACAGCAAAAAACTTTAGGAATAATAAAGCCGGACGCTGTAAAAAGAAACAAAGTTGGGGAAATAATTTCAAAAATTGAAAAAATAATTTTAAAATTGTTGCAATAAAAACAGTACATCTAAATTATGAACAAGCTAAAAGTTTTTATGAAGAACATACTGGTAAACCTTTCTTCAATAATTTAATTGAATATATGGTTTCAGATCAGATATATGTTTTTGTTTTAACAGGTCCAGAAGTTGTTAATCAATTTAGAGCTTTGATCGGCAAAACTAACCCTTCTGAGGCTGCGCTAGGAACAATTAGAGCTGAGTTTGGCATAAATAACACGGAAAACTCTATTCATGGATCAGACAGTGAGCATTCCGCTGAGCAGGAGATAGCTTTCTTTTTTTCAAATCCCGAAATCATATCTTAATTTTAAAAAATTAGCATATTTTACAAATTATTGATAAAATGTGCTTGTTTTAGGTTGTTTTGTAATTGGGTAGTATCAGTGTCAAGTTCAAAAGTAAATTTATTAGATTTTAACCGTCAATCTCTCCGTGACTTTTTTGTTAATCAATTAGATGAAAAGCCATTTAGAGCTGAACAAGTTATGAAGTGGATATATCATTTTCATTGTTCTGACTTTTCTAAAATGACAAACTTAAGCAAAAGCTTAATCAGTAAATTAGAATCTAAAGCTTGTATAGAGGCACCTCAAATATCAAAAGCACAATACTCTAGTGACGGAACAATAAAATGGGCTATTAAAGTTGATGGAAACCAAGATATAGAAACAGTCTATATCCCTGAAAATGACCGTGCTACGTTATGTATATCTTCTCAAGTTGGCTGTGCTCTTGATTGTAAGTTTTGCTCAACTGGTAAGCAAGGTTTCAATAGAAATCTTCGTGTATCTGAGATCGTAGGACAGATATGGAGAGCGACAACTGAAATTAAAGATAAAATTAAAACATCTCGAAAACCAATAACAAATGTTGT
Protein-coding regions in this window:
- the pepB gene encoding aminopeptidase PepB; amino-acid sequence: MSVDRIFIRLTENNTCPKWGETTHLSFSDDAIIIHVSDSDTKNIIQKSARKIDNLGIKNVYLEGGEWQLEEIWAFFQGYNNPKNNNQMEWNQLEQQEQNELLNRISVSKWSMGLINQSPSELFPARLANEAAEFIKNIAPNDVSYKVIKGIDLVDEGWNGVYSVGKASDNSPCMLILDYNPSGNDDEEVFACLVGKGITFDSGGYSIKPSAGMLTMKADMGGAALVSGALALGILRGLKKRVKLILCCAENMVSGNALKLGDIIEYKNGVSVEVLNTDAEGRLVLADGLIYANSQNPKYIIDCATLTGSAKVALGNDYHAIFSYDHELSQKLLFSASEEKEGFWPLPLADFHRNRISSSFANIANVPSTNPGPGHSVAAAFLSYFVDDYKKNWLHVDCSATYKASASDKFSIGATGIGIRTIANFLQKLN